In a single window of the Tellurirhabdus bombi genome:
- a CDS encoding sensor histidine kinase — translation MKLLTRTNQIYLSFSLVIYVLTALAFYWIVKMVIYDEVESRLRVEKRDFLAHIQTHNSWSSNDYFVENKIEVAPVSYRVPITEEFTDTLIQDHYDKEFTPFRQLTFYTKIKGIDHRVAIRKSLIQSYRLIEVITIAMVTFLGLLLVGMFWFQGKLSGRLWQPFYETLAKVKRFDLSRGESIDLEKEPIDEFNELNDVLRKMAEKIQQDYRSLKEFTENASHEMQTPLALINARVEQLIQAETLTEKQSQRIDEIYQASRRISRLNQGLLLLAKIENRQFANVEQIDLYALLAEKLTAMDDVLQHKQLRTQLNCSAAFSSHLSPVLADILITNLVNNAIKHNQPDGRIEVYSTLHSLEISNTGPALQTAPDRLFERFKKEATHTDSVGLGLAIVKQICDSYQLTVSYTFDAGMHHVCLKHRPEERAV, via the coding sequence TTGAAACTCCTCACCAGAACCAATCAGATTTACCTCTCGTTTTCGCTGGTCATCTACGTTTTGACGGCCCTGGCCTTTTACTGGATTGTCAAAATGGTCATTTACGATGAAGTCGAAAGTCGGCTGCGGGTTGAAAAGCGCGATTTTCTGGCGCATATCCAGACGCACAATTCGTGGTCGAGCAACGATTATTTTGTGGAGAATAAAATTGAGGTTGCGCCCGTCAGCTACCGTGTGCCGATCACAGAGGAATTTACCGATACCTTGATTCAGGATCATTACGACAAAGAATTTACACCCTTTCGCCAGCTTACCTTTTACACGAAAATCAAAGGAATTGACCACCGGGTGGCCATTCGAAAGTCACTGATTCAGTCTTATCGGTTAATAGAAGTAATCACGATTGCGATGGTTACTTTTCTGGGTCTTTTGCTCGTAGGCATGTTCTGGTTTCAGGGTAAATTGTCCGGCAGGCTCTGGCAACCGTTTTATGAAACCCTGGCCAAAGTGAAACGCTTCGACCTCAGCCGGGGCGAATCCATCGATCTGGAAAAAGAGCCCATTGATGAGTTCAATGAGCTTAATGACGTGCTGCGCAAAATGGCCGAGAAAATTCAGCAGGACTACCGGAGTCTGAAAGAGTTTACAGAAAACGCTTCCCACGAGATGCAAACGCCACTTGCTTTGATCAATGCACGGGTAGAACAACTGATTCAGGCCGAAACCCTTACCGAAAAACAATCCCAACGCATTGACGAAATTTACCAGGCGTCGCGCCGGATCTCCCGGCTTAATCAGGGTCTTCTGTTATTGGCCAAAATTGAAAACCGGCAATTTGCCAATGTGGAACAAATCGACCTCTATGCGTTGCTAGCGGAAAAACTGACGGCGATGGATGATGTATTGCAGCACAAACAGCTTCGTACCCAGCTCAACTGTTCGGCAGCCTTTTCCAGCCATTTGTCCCCCGTTCTGGCGGATATTCTGATCACAAATCTGGTCAACAACGCCATCAAACACAACCAACCGGACGGACGCATTGAAGTTTATTCAACCCTCCATTCTTTGGAAATCAGTAACACCGGACCCGCCCTGCAAACGGCACCCGACCGCCTTTTTGAACGTTTCAAAAAAGAAGCCACGCATACGGATTCGGTTGGTTTGGGTCTGGCGATTGTAAAACAGATTTGCGACAGCTACCAGCTGACAGTCAGCTATACTTTTGACGCGGGTATGCACCACGTTTGCCTAAAACATCGACCTGAAGAAAGAGCCGTATAG
- a CDS encoding response regulator transcription factor: protein MKMLVVEDERGLAESIAEYLTREGFVCEMATTYQEADEKIFLYTYDCLIVDLTLPDGEGFDLIPTLKRMSATTGIIIISARNSLDDKIKGLEIGSDDYLTKPFHLSELNARVKSLIRRRNFGGHNEIKYHEIKVLPNSRRVFISDQETVLSRKEYDLLLYFLSNIDVALTKASIAEHLWGDHIDSADSLDMVYSHIKNLRRKIVEKGAPDYVRSIYGIGYKFGQA from the coding sequence ATGAAAATGCTGGTTGTTGAAGATGAACGGGGGCTGGCGGAAAGCATCGCCGAATACCTGACGCGGGAGGGCTTTGTCTGCGAAATGGCAACCACGTATCAGGAAGCAGACGAAAAAATTTTTCTGTACACGTATGATTGTCTCATCGTTGATCTTACGCTGCCCGACGGCGAGGGTTTCGACTTGATTCCGACGCTTAAACGCATGTCGGCTACGACCGGAATTATTATTATTTCGGCGCGTAATTCGCTTGACGATAAGATTAAAGGGCTGGAAATTGGCTCCGACGATTACCTGACCAAACCGTTTCACCTTTCGGAGCTAAACGCGCGGGTTAAGTCGCTGATTCGGCGGCGTAATTTTGGCGGCCATAACGAAATTAAGTATCATGAAATCAAGGTGTTGCCCAATTCCCGCCGCGTTTTCATCAGCGATCAGGAAACGGTTCTTTCCCGAAAAGAATACGATTTGTTGTTGTATTTTCTGTCGAATATTGACGTGGCCCTGACGAAAGCGTCCATTGCCGAACACCTCTGGGGCGACCACATCGACTCAGCGGATTCCCTTGACATGGTATACTCGCACATCAAGAATTTACGCCGGAAAATCGTCGAGAAAGGCGCTCCGGATTATGTTCGGTCTATTTACGGTATTGGTTATAAATTCGGTCAAGCTTGA